Proteins encoded together in one Mycobacterium sp. MS1601 window:
- the scpB gene encoding SMC-Scp complex subunit ScpB, which produces MTDEVSDDLGVDVPTLELDSPELDDDELERVLEALLLVVDTPVTLEQLTSATDQPADRIAATLQQMAAGLAARDSGIDLREAAGGWRMYTRSRYAPYVERLLLDGARSKLTRAALETLAVIAYRQPVTRARVSAVRGVNVDAVIRTLVARGLITEAGTDPDTGAVTFATTELFLERLGLTSLTDLPDIAPLLPGVDVIDDISENLETEPRFMKLNPAAAPEVPPAIEMDED; this is translated from the coding sequence ATGACCGACGAGGTTTCCGACGACCTCGGCGTGGACGTCCCCACCCTCGAACTGGACTCTCCTGAACTCGATGACGACGAACTCGAACGGGTGCTGGAGGCGTTGCTGCTCGTGGTCGACACTCCCGTCACACTCGAGCAGCTGACGTCGGCCACCGACCAGCCCGCTGACCGGATCGCGGCCACACTGCAGCAGATGGCCGCAGGGCTGGCCGCCCGCGACAGTGGCATCGACCTGCGTGAGGCAGCGGGCGGCTGGCGGATGTACACCCGATCGCGTTACGCGCCGTACGTGGAACGGTTGCTGCTCGACGGCGCCCGGTCCAAGCTGACCCGCGCTGCTCTGGAGACGCTTGCGGTGATCGCCTACCGCCAGCCGGTGACCCGGGCCCGGGTCAGCGCCGTGCGCGGGGTCAACGTCGACGCGGTGATCCGCACCCTGGTGGCCCGCGGGCTGATCACCGAAGCGGGCACCGACCCCGACACCGGTGCCGTGACGTTCGCCACCACGGAACTGTTCCTGGAGCGCTTGGGGTTGACCTCCCTGACCGATCTACCCGACATCGCGCCGTTGTTGCCCGGTGTCGACGTGATCGACGACATCAGCGAGAACCTCGAAACCGAGCCTCGCTTCATGAAACTGAATCCGGCGGCCGCCCCCGAAGTGCCGCCGGCAATCGAGATGGACGAGGACTGA
- a CDS encoding pseudouridine synthase produces MAEEGIRLQKVLSQAGIASRRVAERMITDGRVEVDGHIVTELGSRVDPAVSVIRVDGVRVQVDDELMYLALNKPIGMYSTMSDELGRPCIGDVVEHRVRGNKKLFHVGRLDADTEGLILLTNDGELAHRLTHPSYEIPKTYLATVSGKVPKGLGNTLREGVELDDGPASVDDFSLVDTIPGKSLVRVTLHEGRNRIVRRLLEHVGFPVEALVRTAIGDVTLGEQKIETIRVLTRKEVGELYKAVGL; encoded by the coding sequence ATGGCTGAAGAGGGCATACGCCTGCAAAAGGTGTTGTCACAGGCGGGCATCGCCTCCCGGCGGGTGGCCGAACGCATGATCACCGATGGCCGCGTGGAGGTCGACGGGCATATCGTCACCGAGTTGGGTTCCAGGGTGGACCCTGCGGTGTCGGTGATCCGGGTCGACGGCGTCCGCGTCCAGGTCGACGACGAACTGATGTACCTGGCGCTGAACAAACCGATCGGCATGTACTCGACCATGTCCGACGAACTGGGTCGCCCCTGTATCGGTGACGTGGTGGAGCACCGGGTGCGGGGGAACAAGAAGCTGTTCCACGTCGGTCGTCTCGACGCCGACACCGAGGGCCTGATCCTGCTGACCAACGACGGGGAGCTGGCCCACCGGTTGACGCACCCGTCGTATGAGATCCCGAAAACGTATCTGGCGACGGTCTCCGGCAAGGTACCCAAGGGCTTGGGTAACACGTTGCGTGAGGGTGTCGAGCTCGACGACGGACCCGCCAGTGTCGACGATTTCTCTCTGGTCGACACCATCCCCGGTAAGTCACTGGTACGGGTGACGTTGCACGAGGGCCGTAACCGCATCGTGCGCCGCCTGCTCGAACACGTCGGCTTCCCGGTCGAGGCGCTGGTGCGCACGGCCATCGGCGACGTGACGTTGGGCGAGCAGAAGATCGAGACCATCCGGGTGTTGACCCGCAAGGAAGTCGGCGAGTTGTACAAGGCGGTCGGCCTGTGA
- the cmk gene encoding (d)CMP kinase codes for MSVVAIDGPAGTGKSSVSRGLARGLQARYLDTGAMYRIVTLGVLRSGVALDDPAAIAAVEVPVSVGYDPDEDRAYLADEDVSAEIRGDAVTGAVSAVSAVPEVRTRLVALQRQLASEAGSVVVEGRDIGTVVLPDADVKIFLTASAETRARRRNDQNVAAGFPDDYEGVLADVQRRDHLDSTRAVSPLRAADDALVVDTSDMTQDQVIAHLLDLVHQSSGAMR; via the coding sequence GTGAGTGTGGTTGCCATCGACGGGCCTGCGGGTACCGGAAAGTCCTCTGTGTCAAGGGGTTTGGCGCGTGGCCTACAGGCCCGCTATCTCGACACCGGCGCGATGTACCGCATCGTGACCCTGGGGGTGCTGCGGTCTGGGGTCGCCCTCGACGACCCTGCGGCCATTGCGGCGGTCGAGGTTCCGGTGTCGGTGGGATACGACCCTGACGAGGACCGTGCCTACCTGGCCGACGAGGACGTCTCGGCAGAGATCCGCGGTGATGCCGTCACCGGCGCGGTATCCGCGGTCTCCGCGGTGCCGGAGGTACGCACCCGTCTGGTGGCCCTGCAACGCCAATTGGCCTCGGAAGCAGGCAGTGTCGTGGTCGAGGGTCGCGACATCGGCACGGTGGTGCTGCCGGACGCCGACGTCAAGATCTTCCTGACCGCTTCGGCGGAGACCCGCGCACGGCGGCGCAACGATCAGAACGTCGCCGCCGGATTCCCCGACGACTACGAGGGTGTGCTGGCTGATGTTCAGCGCCGCGACCACCTCGATTCCACCAGGGCGGTTTCGCCGTTGCGCGCCGCCGACGACGCGCTGGTGGTCGACACCAGTGACATGACGCAGGACCAGGTGATCGCGCACCTGCTCGATCTTGTGCACCAGAGCAGCGGAGCGATGCGATGA
- the der gene encoding ribosome biogenesis GTPase Der — protein sequence MSEESFPSDGVWNDESDWDVVGSEFAEDLEAFSGPPPVVAVVGRPNVGKSTLVNRILGRREAVVQDLPGVTRDRVSYEALYTGRRFMVQDTGGWEPDAKGLQQLVAEQAAVAMRTADVIIMVVDAQVGATSGDEAAAKILRRSGKPVFLAANKIDGERQEPDAAALWSLGLGEPYPVSAMHGRGVADLLDEVLKVLPEVSEIAGSTGGGPRRVALVGKPNVGKSSLLNRLAGDERSVVHDVAGTTVDPVDSLIELGGKTWRFVDTAGLRRKVGQASGHEFYASVRTHGAIDAAEVAIILIDASKPLTEQDQRILTMVIEAGRAVVLAFNKWDLVDEDRRYLLEKEIDLDLAQVQWAPRVNISAMTGRAVQKLVPALETSLASWDTRIPTGRLNTFLKEVIAATPPPVRGGKQPRVLFATQATSRPPTFVLFTSGFLEAGYRRFLERRLRETFGFEGSPIRINVRVREKRGARSR from the coding sequence ATGAGCGAAGAGTCTTTCCCCTCAGACGGAGTCTGGAACGACGAAAGCGACTGGGATGTCGTCGGTTCGGAGTTCGCCGAGGACCTCGAGGCTTTCAGCGGACCGCCACCGGTGGTGGCGGTGGTGGGTCGGCCCAACGTCGGTAAGTCGACATTGGTCAACCGCATCCTGGGCCGCCGTGAGGCCGTTGTGCAGGATCTTCCCGGCGTCACCCGCGACCGGGTGTCCTACGAAGCGCTCTACACCGGCCGCCGGTTCATGGTTCAGGACACCGGCGGGTGGGAGCCCGACGCCAAGGGCCTGCAGCAGTTGGTGGCCGAGCAGGCGGCGGTGGCCATGCGCACCGCCGACGTCATCATCATGGTGGTCGACGCTCAGGTGGGCGCCACCTCCGGAGATGAAGCCGCGGCGAAGATCCTGCGTCGCTCCGGCAAGCCGGTGTTTTTGGCGGCCAACAAGATCGACGGCGAGAGGCAGGAGCCGGACGCCGCGGCGCTGTGGTCGCTGGGGCTGGGCGAGCCGTACCCGGTGAGTGCGATGCACGGCCGCGGCGTGGCGGACCTGTTGGACGAGGTGCTCAAGGTCCTGCCCGAGGTCTCCGAGATTGCCGGCAGCACCGGCGGGGGACCGCGCCGGGTCGCGTTGGTGGGCAAACCCAACGTGGGCAAGAGCTCGCTGTTGAACCGGCTGGCCGGTGATGAGCGCTCGGTGGTGCACGACGTGGCGGGAACCACTGTCGACCCGGTGGACTCGCTGATCGAATTGGGCGGCAAGACGTGGCGTTTCGTCGACACTGCCGGTCTGCGTCGCAAGGTGGGGCAGGCCAGCGGCCATGAGTTCTACGCCTCGGTGCGCACCCACGGCGCCATCGATGCCGCCGAAGTGGCGATCATCTTGATCGACGCGTCCAAACCGCTGACCGAGCAGGACCAACGGATCCTGACGATGGTCATCGAGGCCGGCCGCGCGGTGGTACTTGCGTTCAACAAGTGGGACCTGGTGGACGAGGACCGGCGCTACCTGTTGGAAAAAGAGATCGACCTCGACTTGGCGCAGGTGCAGTGGGCACCGCGGGTGAACATCTCCGCGATGACAGGGCGCGCGGTGCAGAAGCTGGTACCGGCGTTGGAGACGTCGCTGGCATCGTGGGACACCCGCATCCCCACTGGCCGACTCAACACCTTCCTCAAAGAGGTCATCGCGGCCACGCCGCCGCCGGTGCGCGGCGGCAAGCAACCCCGGGTGCTGTTTGCCACCCAGGCCACCTCACGTCCGCCCACCTTCGTGTTGTTCACCAGTGGGTTCCTCGAGGCCGGCTACCGACGCTTCCTCGAGCGTCGACTGCGTGAGACGTTCGGGTTCGAAGGCAGCCCCATCCGGATCAACGTGCGGGTGCGCGAGAAGCGGGGCGCGCGCTCGCGCTGA
- a CDS encoding sulfite exporter TauE/SafE family protein: MILIALAGVGAGAINAVVGSGTLITFPTLVALGFPPVTATMSNAVGLVAGGVSGTWGYRRELKGQGRLLKWQMPASFLGSLVGAWLLLHLPDKVFIQVVPVLLVAALVLVVLGPRIQAWARRRAEIAGNPPGHLPPAKLTALVAGTFAVGIYGGYFTAAQGILLVGIMGALLTESMQQMNAVKNLLSLIVNLVAAVAYTVVAFDRISWLVVLLIAVGSTIGGFLGAHYGRRLSPGVLRAVIVVVGLIGLWRLLTV, encoded by the coding sequence ATGATCCTGATCGCGTTGGCCGGAGTCGGAGCGGGAGCAATCAACGCAGTGGTCGGGTCGGGCACCTTGATCACCTTCCCGACGCTGGTCGCACTCGGATTTCCGCCGGTCACAGCCACGATGTCCAACGCGGTGGGCCTGGTGGCCGGTGGAGTGTCCGGGACCTGGGGCTACCGCCGCGAACTCAAGGGGCAGGGCAGGCTGCTGAAGTGGCAGATGCCCGCCTCGTTCCTGGGGTCGCTGGTGGGAGCGTGGTTACTGCTGCACCTACCGGACAAGGTCTTCATCCAGGTTGTTCCCGTGCTGTTGGTCGCGGCCCTGGTGTTGGTGGTCCTGGGGCCCCGGATTCAGGCGTGGGCGCGTCGGCGGGCCGAGATAGCCGGCAACCCGCCAGGTCACCTACCGCCGGCCAAACTGACCGCACTGGTGGCCGGCACTTTTGCCGTGGGAATCTACGGCGGCTACTTCACCGCTGCCCAAGGCATCCTGCTGGTCGGCATCATGGGCGCGCTGCTCACCGAGTCGATGCAGCAGATGAACGCGGTGAAGAACCTGCTGTCGCTCATCGTGAATCTGGTTGCCGCCGTGGCCTACACGGTGGTGGCGTTCGACCGCATCAGCTGGTTGGTGGTGTTGTTGATCGCGGTGGGCTCGACCATCGGCGGCTTCCTCGGCGCGCATTACGGCCGTCGACTCTCGCCCGGAGTGCTGCGCGCGGTGATCGTGGTGGTGGGCCTGATCGGATTGTGGCGGCTGCTCACGGTCTAG
- a CDS encoding cryptochrome/photolyase family protein, whose protein sequence is MTKDDTPLWLFADQLGPAVYGGQHAHRQVLLVEAKSALTKRRYHRQKLHLVLSALRHAEKDLGDRATLVRADTYTEALEQFGRPVLVHEPTSHAAEKFVHRLRKQGLIKDVLPTPTFALGRQEFEHWAGERTKFRMEDFYRDQRRRFDILMRGSEPEGGTWNYDHDNREPPPRKQTTLEVPKPYQPREDDIDQQIRKDLDTMKLDTVGVDGPRLFAVTPAEARRALQRFIEHRLGTFGRFEDAMLGQDWAMSHSLLSVPLNLGVLHPLDAVHAAEQAYRDGQAPLAAVEGFIRQILGWREYMWHLYWHFGADYTRKNKLGATTPLPQWWADLDSDTVTAECLRHALQGVRDRGWTHHIQRLMILGSHALQRGYRPDELTEWFATTYVDGFRWVMPTNVVGMSQHADGGLLATKPYTSGGAYINKMSDHCGSCAYDPKKRLGEDACPFTAGYWAFVNRHRDLLEKNNRTQRMVSSMDRLKDLDAVLEQEIDRSTF, encoded by the coding sequence GTGACGAAGGACGACACTCCTCTGTGGCTGTTCGCCGACCAACTCGGCCCGGCGGTCTACGGCGGCCAGCACGCGCACCGCCAGGTGCTGCTGGTCGAAGCCAAGTCCGCGCTGACCAAGCGGCGCTACCACCGCCAGAAACTGCACCTCGTTCTCTCGGCGCTGCGGCACGCAGAAAAGGACCTCGGCGACCGCGCCACCCTGGTCCGGGCCGACACCTACACCGAGGCTCTCGAGCAGTTCGGCCGCCCAGTCCTGGTGCACGAACCCACCTCGCATGCCGCAGAGAAATTCGTCCACCGACTCCGCAAGCAAGGTCTGATCAAAGACGTCCTACCCACACCGACGTTTGCACTTGGACGTCAAGAGTTCGAACACTGGGCCGGCGAGCGCACCAAGTTCCGCATGGAGGACTTCTACCGCGACCAACGCCGTCGCTTCGACATCTTGATGCGCGGCTCCGAACCGGAGGGCGGCACGTGGAACTACGACCACGACAATCGCGAACCGCCACCCCGAAAGCAGACGACGCTCGAGGTTCCCAAGCCCTACCAGCCGCGCGAAGACGACATCGACCAGCAGATCCGCAAAGACCTCGACACCATGAAACTGGACACCGTGGGCGTCGACGGTCCCCGCCTGTTCGCCGTCACACCGGCCGAAGCCAGGCGCGCACTGCAGCGGTTCATCGAACACCGTCTCGGCACGTTCGGTCGCTTCGAGGATGCGATGTTGGGCCAGGACTGGGCAATGTCGCATTCGCTGCTGTCGGTGCCGTTGAACCTCGGGGTGCTGCACCCATTGGACGCCGTGCACGCCGCTGAGCAGGCGTACCGCGACGGTCAGGCGCCGCTGGCAGCGGTCGAGGGATTCATCCGCCAGATCCTCGGCTGGCGGGAGTACATGTGGCACCTGTACTGGCACTTCGGTGCGGACTACACCCGCAAGAACAAGCTGGGCGCCACCACACCACTACCGCAGTGGTGGGCCGATCTGGACTCCGACACCGTCACCGCCGAATGCCTGCGCCACGCGTTGCAAGGCGTCCGCGACCGCGGGTGGACCCACCACATCCAACGGCTGATGATCCTCGGCAGCCACGCGCTACAGCGCGGCTACCGGCCCGATGAACTCACCGAATGGTTCGCCACCACCTACGTCGACGGCTTCCGCTGGGTAATGCCCACCAACGTCGTCGGCATGAGCCAGCACGCCGACGGGGGCCTGTTGGCGACCAAGCCGTACACCTCCGGTGGCGCCTACATCAACAAGATGAGCGACCACTGCGGCAGCTGCGCCTACGACCCCAAGAAGCGCCTCGGCGAGGACGCCTGCCCGTTCACTGCCGGGTACTGGGCCTTCGTGAATCGGCACCGCGACCTGCTGGAGAAGAACAACCGCACGCAGCGGATGGTGTCGTCCATGGACCGCCTCAAAGACCTCGACGCCGTGCTGGAACAGGAAATCGACCGCAGCACCTTCTGA
- a CDS encoding RNA polymerase-binding protein RbpA, producing the protein MANQRIKGSRLGAISYETERNTGPTPTHVARYRTPDGKEFDVPFATDAEIPGVWACRNGMEGLLLDGEAPMPKKGKRVRTHWDMVLERRTVEELETLLKERLAIIELRRRGS; encoded by the coding sequence ATGGCCAACCAACGCATCAAAGGTAGCCGCCTTGGTGCCATCAGCTATGAAACCGAACGCAACACGGGCCCTACGCCGACTCATGTCGCGCGTTACCGCACTCCGGACGGCAAAGAGTTCGACGTTCCGTTCGCCACTGACGCCGAGATCCCCGGCGTTTGGGCATGCCGTAACGGGATGGAGGGGCTCCTGCTGGACGGTGAGGCACCCATGCCGAAGAAGGGCAAGCGGGTCCGCACCCATTGGGACATGGTGTTGGAACGTCGCACTGTCGAGGAACTCGAGACCCTGTTGAAAGAGCGGCTGGCAATCATCGAGTTACGCCGCCGGGGCAGCTAG
- a CDS encoding sugar nucleotide-binding protein, translating to MTKYGNALGATSTPIPGLTVWELPVHGDSRGWFKENWQRAKMVAAGMPDFGPVQNNVSFNDSVGTTRGVHAEPWDKFVSVATGRIFGAWVDLRAGPTFGTVVTAELDPSRAVFVPRGVGNSFQTLEPGTVFTYLVNDHYCSDVDYPSVHPGDQTLGISWPIPLERAELSAKDRAQPMLADVTPVPPRKTLVIGASGQLGQALRTTYADAAHVEFASRDDLDLTSGSVESSRPWRDYDTIINASAYTAVDAAETPDGRTAAWAVNVTGVAALARIAAANGITLVHVSSDYVFDGTAARPYLESDPVSPLGVYGQTKAAGDQIVATVARHYVLRTSWVVGAGRNFVRTMLTLADRGIDPAVVDDQFGRLTFTSELARAIRHLTDTQAPYGTYNVTGSGPTNSWADIARQTFALAGHDPQRVRGVSTAQYFATTTTPVAPRPASSTLDLAKISATGFTPADAGESLAAYVRSESALTSFSR from the coding sequence TTGACGAAGTACGGTAACGCCCTGGGCGCCACCAGCACGCCCATTCCAGGGTTGACGGTGTGGGAACTGCCGGTGCATGGTGACAGCCGCGGGTGGTTCAAGGAGAACTGGCAGCGTGCCAAGATGGTGGCTGCCGGCATGCCCGACTTCGGACCGGTGCAGAACAACGTCTCCTTCAACGATTCGGTGGGCACCACCCGCGGCGTTCATGCCGAGCCGTGGGACAAGTTCGTCTCGGTGGCCACCGGAAGGATCTTCGGCGCTTGGGTGGACCTGCGGGCCGGACCGACGTTCGGCACCGTCGTCACTGCCGAACTCGATCCCTCGCGTGCGGTGTTCGTGCCTCGCGGGGTGGGCAACTCTTTCCAGACGCTGGAACCCGGCACCGTCTTCACCTACCTGGTCAATGATCACTACTGCTCCGACGTCGACTATCCGTCGGTGCATCCGGGAGATCAGACACTGGGCATTTCCTGGCCGATCCCACTGGAGCGCGCGGAGCTTTCCGCCAAGGACCGTGCCCAACCGATGTTGGCCGACGTCACGCCAGTCCCGCCACGAAAGACGCTGGTGATAGGCGCTTCTGGCCAGTTGGGGCAGGCGCTGCGCACTACGTATGCCGATGCGGCCCATGTCGAATTCGCCAGTCGCGACGATCTGGACCTGACGTCGGGATCGGTGGAGTCGTCTCGACCGTGGCGCGACTACGACACCATCATCAACGCCTCGGCCTACACTGCCGTGGATGCCGCCGAGACACCCGACGGACGCACCGCTGCCTGGGCGGTCAATGTCACCGGCGTGGCCGCACTGGCGCGCATCGCCGCCGCCAACGGGATCACACTGGTGCATGTGTCCTCCGACTACGTTTTCGACGGCACCGCGGCACGGCCGTACCTCGAAAGCGATCCCGTATCACCACTCGGCGTGTACGGACAGACCAAGGCGGCGGGCGATCAGATCGTCGCCACCGTGGCGCGCCACTACGTCCTGCGCACGTCCTGGGTGGTGGGTGCGGGCCGCAACTTCGTACGGACCATGCTGACGCTGGCCGACCGCGGCATCGACCCCGCCGTCGTCGACGACCAGTTCGGACGGTTGACGTTCACCTCCGAGCTTGCGCGGGCCATTCGACACCTGACCGACACACAGGCGCCGTATGGGACTTACAACGTCACCGGATCTGGTCCAACGAACTCCTGGGCCGACATCGCGCGCCAGACGTTTGCGCTGGCCGGCCACGACCCGCAGCGCGTACGCGGGGTGTCGACAGCGCAGTACTTCGCCACGACCACAACTCCGGTGGCGCCGCGTCCCGCCAGCAGCACGCTCGACCTGGCGAAGATCAGCGCCACCGGCTTCACCCCGGCCGACGCCGGGGAGTCGCTGGCAGCCTACGTGCGTTCGGAGTCGGCGCTCACCTCGTTTAGTCGCTGA
- the rfbB gene encoding dTDP-glucose 4,6-dehydratase: MGRLLVTGGAGFIGSNFVHHVTAHTDHQVTVLDRLTYAGNRASLAGLPEDRVTFVHGDIADAGLVDVLVDEADAVVHYAAESHNDNSLAFPDPFLHSNVVGTFTLLEAVRRHDKRFHHVSTDEVYGDLALDDPTRFTESSPYNPSSPYSSTKAGSDLLVRAWTRSFGVKATISNCSNNYGPYQHVEKFIPRQITNVLRGMRPKLYGEGRNVRDWIHADDHSSAVLLILEQGRIGETYLIGANGEKDNKTVVELILALMGQDVCAYDHVADRTGHDLRYAIDSTKLHTELGWTPRYGDFEHGLAATIDWYRTHEQWWAPAKDTTEAFYAQLGQ, from the coding sequence GTGGGCCGGCTGCTCGTCACCGGTGGCGCAGGATTCATCGGTTCCAACTTTGTCCACCATGTCACCGCCCATACCGACCATCAGGTCACCGTGCTGGATCGGCTGACCTATGCCGGCAACCGCGCATCCCTGGCCGGCCTGCCCGAAGATCGCGTGACCTTCGTCCACGGCGACATCGCCGACGCCGGCCTGGTCGACGTCCTGGTGGACGAAGCCGACGCGGTAGTGCACTACGCAGCCGAATCGCACAACGACAATTCATTGGCCTTTCCCGACCCGTTCCTGCATTCCAACGTCGTCGGGACGTTCACCCTGCTGGAAGCAGTTCGCCGTCACGACAAGCGGTTTCACCACGTCTCCACCGATGAGGTCTACGGCGACCTGGCACTGGACGATCCCACCAGGTTCACCGAGTCCAGCCCCTACAACCCGTCATCGCCGTACTCGTCGACCAAGGCCGGCAGCGATCTGCTGGTACGAGCGTGGACCAGGTCTTTCGGGGTGAAGGCGACGATCTCGAACTGCTCCAACAACTATGGCCCCTACCAGCATGTCGAGAAGTTCATCCCCCGTCAGATCACCAACGTGCTGCGGGGTATGCGCCCCAAGCTCTACGGCGAGGGTCGCAACGTGCGTGACTGGATCCACGCCGACGACCATTCATCGGCAGTGCTGTTGATCCTCGAGCAGGGACGCATCGGCGAGACCTACCTCATCGGCGCCAATGGGGAGAAGGACAACAAGACCGTGGTGGAGCTGATCCTCGCGTTGATGGGCCAGGATGTGTGCGCCTACGACCACGTGGCCGACCGCACCGGGCACGACCTGCGGTATGCCATCGACTCGACCAAACTGCATACCGAGTTGGGCTGGACGCCGCGCTATGGTGACTTCGAGCATGGTCTCGCCGCGACCATCGACTGGTATCGCACCCATGAGCAGTGGTGGGCGCCTGCTAAAGACACCACCGAGGCGTTCTACGCGCAGCTCGGCCAATAG
- the rfbA gene encoding glucose-1-phosphate thymidylyltransferase RfbA: MRGIILAGGSGTRLHPITLGVSKQLIPVYDKPMIYYPLSTLMLAGIRDILVITTPHDAEGFERLLGDGSRFGVCITFAQQASPDGLAQAFTIGAEFIGADKVALVLGDNLLYGPGLGTQLSRFTDVDGGAIFAYWVAEPSAYGVVEFDSTGMVVSLEEKPKQPKSNYAVPGLYFYDNDVVSIARDLKPSSRGEYEITDINRAYLEQGRLRVEVLPRGTAWLDTGTFDHMTDAADFVRTMERRTGLKIGVPEEIGWRQGFLTDDELCDRATQLVKSGYGNYLLDLLEMGR; this comes from the coding sequence GTGAGGGGAATCATCCTCGCGGGTGGATCGGGAACCCGGCTGCATCCGATCACGCTCGGCGTGTCCAAGCAGTTGATCCCGGTCTACGACAAACCGATGATCTATTACCCGCTGTCAACGCTGATGCTGGCCGGCATCCGCGACATCCTGGTGATCACCACTCCCCATGACGCCGAGGGTTTTGAACGTCTGCTCGGTGACGGATCGCGGTTCGGAGTCTGCATCACGTTCGCCCAACAAGCGTCACCGGACGGACTGGCCCAGGCGTTCACAATCGGCGCCGAGTTCATCGGAGCCGACAAGGTGGCACTGGTGTTGGGTGACAACCTGCTGTACGGGCCCGGTCTGGGCACTCAGCTCAGCCGTTTCACCGATGTCGACGGTGGCGCGATCTTCGCCTACTGGGTGGCCGAACCGTCTGCCTACGGTGTGGTGGAGTTCGACTCCACCGGCATGGTGGTGTCGTTGGAGGAGAAGCCGAAGCAGCCCAAGAGCAACTACGCCGTCCCCGGACTGTATTTCTACGACAACGACGTGGTGTCCATTGCGCGGGATCTGAAGCCCAGTTCGCGAGGTGAGTATGAGATCACCGACATCAACAGAGCCTATCTGGAGCAGGGCCGTCTGCGGGTCGAGGTGCTGCCCCGCGGCACCGCCTGGTTGGACACCGGGACATTCGACCACATGACTGACGCCGCCGACTTCGTCCGCACCATGGAGCGCCGTACCGGTTTGAAGATCGGGGTACCCGAGGAAATCGGTTGGCGACAGGGGTTTCTCACCGACGACGAACTGTGTGACCGCGCGACCCAGCTGGTGAAGTCGGGCTACGGCAACTATCTGCTGGACCTGCTGGAGATGGGGCGCTAG